One region of Phycisphaerae bacterium genomic DNA includes:
- a CDS encoding response regulator: MTRVLIVDDEEMYRKYLSQILEIEGCTVKTAATGSAAREIARDFAPDVLIIDWLLAEDRRGTEIAQELQSMHPGMRTIMITGYSADEISKSGITSPVFRLVEKPFRLETIVSAVNDALAAC; the protein is encoded by the coding sequence ATGACCAGAGTACTGATCGTCGATGACGAGGAGATGTACCGCAAGTACCTATCCCAGATCCTCGAGATCGAGGGTTGTACGGTCAAGACGGCCGCGACCGGCTCGGCCGCTCGCGAGATCGCCCGAGATTTTGCACCCGACGTCCTGATCATTGACTGGCTTCTGGCCGAGGATCGCCGGGGAACCGAGATCGCTCAGGAGCTTCAGAGCATGCATCCCGGCATGCGCACGATCATGATCACCGGCTACAGCGCGGACGAGATCAGCAAGTCCGGCATCACCTCGCCGGTTTTCAGGCTGGTGGAGAAGCCCTTCCGGCTGGAGACGATCGTTTCCGCGGTCAATGATGCCCTGGCCGCCTGTTGA
- a CDS encoding acetate--CoA ligase family protein — translation MTVKHIQTPGRSTAITGLDAIFQPQSIAVLGVTNTPGTVPHDIFVNLLSAKFQGVVYPVAPRKRHIAGVRAYDYVLDIPDPVDLAILVFPGAVCEQALKQCIEKGIKAAIIISAGFREIGPTGLEREKRVRAIASEAGMRLIGPNCLGVINTEPHVLLNASFARAMPAAGNIGFLSQSGALCTAVLDYAQGKGIGFSKFVSLGNKADVDEVDMLAYLAADPQTSVILMYLESMSRGKELIEVARRVSSEGDQPKPILAIKGGRTAAGAAAAQSHTGALAASDVVCSAVFEQAGIIRSSSLEELFNSAQLLAYQPLPRGKRLAIVTNAGGPGVMATDAAIEQGLEMARFSPETAVRLKKALPAAANMKNPIDVIGDARDDRYVAAMEAVFTDEGVDQVLVILTPQSMTNITAIAKAVCEVHDRFRSSGKTLACSFMGAKDVAQGIHILQQHLIPHYILPEWATDAMIKAVHFRQWLNRDRTGFKEYRMDMATADAVITKAPDGYLTEADALKVLKAYGFPLVDYKLTQTADEAVAVAEKIGYPVVLRVVSPKIVHKFEMKGVVLDLQDAKQVREAYIRMREHLLKHVSAEDIQGILVRQMIPAGKEVILGISRDPVFGHVIMFGLGGIYVEAFKDVTFRVVPIREATARSMVNGLRASGVLRGLRGEKPSDVGAIEDALKRLSQLAQDFPRIAELDINPLIVHPAGQGCHVADVRIRLQS, via the coding sequence ATGACGGTGAAGCACATTCAGACCCCAGGACGTTCCACGGCCATCACCGGCCTGGATGCGATCTTCCAACCACAATCCATCGCCGTGCTCGGCGTCACCAACACGCCGGGCACAGTCCCCCACGACATCTTCGTGAACCTCCTGTCCGCGAAGTTCCAGGGAGTGGTATACCCGGTCGCGCCGCGCAAGAGACATATTGCGGGGGTTCGAGCTTACGACTACGTCCTCGACATCCCCGACCCGGTCGACCTGGCCATCCTGGTCTTTCCCGGGGCAGTCTGCGAACAAGCTCTGAAACAGTGCATCGAGAAAGGCATCAAGGCGGCGATCATCATCTCCGCCGGTTTTCGAGAGATCGGCCCGACCGGCCTGGAGCGTGAGAAGCGAGTCCGGGCCATCGCCTCCGAGGCGGGGATGCGACTCATCGGCCCCAACTGCCTGGGCGTCATCAACACCGAGCCCCACGTCCTGCTGAACGCCAGCTTCGCTCGGGCGATGCCCGCGGCCGGCAACATCGGCTTTCTCTCTCAGAGCGGGGCCCTGTGCACCGCGGTGCTGGACTACGCTCAGGGCAAGGGCATCGGCTTCTCGAAATTCGTCAGCCTGGGCAACAAGGCCGATGTCGACGAGGTGGACATGCTGGCGTACCTGGCCGCCGATCCGCAGACCTCAGTGATCCTCATGTACCTCGAATCGATGAGCCGGGGTAAGGAACTCATCGAGGTCGCCCGCCGAGTCTCCAGTGAAGGCGATCAGCCCAAGCCAATTCTGGCCATCAAGGGGGGGCGCACGGCGGCCGGAGCCGCCGCCGCCCAGTCGCACACCGGGGCTTTGGCCGCCTCCGACGTGGTCTGCAGCGCGGTCTTCGAGCAGGCCGGCATCATCCGCTCCAGCTCGCTCGAAGAGCTTTTCAACAGCGCCCAGCTCCTGGCCTATCAACCCCTGCCTCGCGGTAAGCGCCTGGCCATCGTGACCAACGCCGGCGGCCCAGGCGTCATGGCCACCGACGCGGCCATCGAACAGGGCCTCGAAATGGCCCGCTTCTCGCCCGAAACCGCCGTCAGGCTGAAGAAGGCCCTTCCCGCCGCGGCCAACATGAAGAACCCGATCGATGTCATCGGCGACGCCCGCGACGATCGCTACGTCGCGGCCATGGAAGCCGTCTTCACCGACGAAGGCGTCGACCAGGTGCTGGTGATTCTCACCCCGCAGTCCATGACCAACATTACCGCGATCGCCAAGGCGGTCTGCGAAGTGCACGATCGATTCCGTTCCAGCGGCAAGACGCTGGCCTGCTCGTTCATGGGTGCCAAGGACGTCGCCCAGGGTATCCACATCCTCCAGCAGCACCTCATCCCGCACTACATCCTTCCCGAGTGGGCGACCGATGCGATGATCAAGGCTGTTCACTTCCGCCAGTGGCTCAATCGAGATCGTACCGGCTTCAAGGAATACAGGATGGACATGGCCACGGCCGATGCCGTCATCACCAAGGCCCCGGACGGCTATCTGACCGAGGCGGATGCGCTGAAGGTCCTCAAAGCCTATGGCTTCCCGCTGGTCGACTACAAGCTGACCCAGACCGCGGACGAGGCCGTGGCCGTGGCCGAGAAGATCGGCTACCCAGTCGTGCTCCGGGTCGTATCCCCCAAGATTGTCCACAAGTTCGAGATGAAGGGTGTCGTTCTCGATCTCCAGGATGCCAAGCAGGTCCGCGAGGCTTACATCCGGATGCGGGAGCACCTGCTCAAGCACGTGTCCGCCGAGGACATCCAGGGCATTCTGGTTCGGCAGATGATACCAGCCGGCAAGGAGGTGATTCTCGGCATTAGCCGCGATCCGGTCTTCGGGCACGTCATCATGTTCGGCCTCGGTGGGATCTACGTCGAGGCCTTCAAAGACGTCACTTTCCGCGTGGTGCCTATCCGTGAGGCCACGGCCAGAAGCATGGTCAACGGCCTGCGGGCGTCGGGTGTGCTCCGGGGGCTGCGAGGCGAGAAGCCCAGCGATGTGGGGGCCATTGAGGACGCCCTCAAGCGGCTCTCGCAACTGGCCCAGGACTTCCCGCGCATTGCCGAGCTGGACATCAACCCGCTGATCGTCCACCCGGCCGGCCAAGGCTGCCACGTGGCGGATGTACGCATCAGGCTGCAATCGTAG
- a CDS encoding acyl carrier protein, with product MSQKEILDRIKAVTARVLGVDAGTINESSNFIFDLGAESSQSIELVAAFEEEFGIEMEEDAALAVQTVGDAATFIAKYL from the coding sequence ATGTCACAGAAAGAGATTCTGGATCGCATCAAGGCCGTGACCGCACGGGTCCTGGGAGTCGATGCCGGAACGATCAACGAGAGCTCGAACTTCATCTTCGATCTGGGGGCCGAGTCCTCCCAGAGCATCGAACTCGTCGCCGCCTTCGAGGAGGAGTTCGGCATCGAGATGGAGGAGGACGCCGCCCTGGCCGTCCAGACGGTCGGGGATGCGGCCACGTTCATCGCCAAGTATCTGTGA
- a CDS encoding creatininase family protein: MLEEVRYYRLLPWQVVAAREACPVAYVPLGTTEWHGPHMPLGADTVMAECLAARCAREGGGLVLPSLAWGESRLEGLMDAHAPDYTAIHAEMKLPSAGFTAAAFRYGLQEQYENYQRLLLHMLCEIQSLGFNVVVLVAGHYPLIDHARAALGIFHQMRFNGIRARMIGWTFTGPELIPEEIPHGGDHAGFWETSMMLGICPEVVDMSRLPPGKEKPTGTLTTRPIQEADAQFGKRAVDLIVQRAIAAIRDRLDNPKAYYAHGLRV; encoded by the coding sequence ATGCTTGAGGAAGTCCGTTACTACCGTTTGCTTCCCTGGCAGGTCGTCGCTGCCCGTGAGGCGTGCCCGGTCGCCTACGTCCCCCTGGGCACGACCGAGTGGCACGGCCCGCACATGCCGCTGGGCGCGGACACGGTGATGGCCGAGTGCCTGGCGGCGCGATGTGCCCGCGAAGGCGGCGGGTTGGTCCTGCCTTCGCTGGCCTGGGGCGAGAGCCGACTCGAAGGGCTCATGGACGCCCACGCCCCCGACTACACGGCAATCCACGCGGAAATGAAGCTCCCCTCGGCCGGATTCACCGCCGCTGCGTTCCGCTATGGCCTGCAGGAACAGTACGAGAACTACCAGCGGCTCCTCCTGCACATGCTGTGCGAGATCCAGAGCCTGGGCTTCAACGTGGTGGTGCTCGTCGCCGGCCACTACCCGCTGATCGATCACGCCCGGGCGGCCCTCGGCATCTTCCACCAGATGCGGTTCAACGGGATCCGAGCTCGCATGATCGGCTGGACCTTCACCGGCCCGGAACTGATCCCCGAGGAAATCCCCCACGGCGGCGACCACGCCGGTTTCTGGGAAACCAGTATGATGCTGGGTATTTGCCCGGAAGTCGTGGACATGAGTCGACTCCCGCCCGGCAAAGAGAAGCCCACCGGCACACTGACCACCCGCCCGATCCAGGAAGCCGACGCCCAGTTCGGCAAGAGAGCGGTGGATCTGATCGTCCAACGAGCCATCGCCGCTATTCGTGACCGGCTCGACAACCCCAAGGCATACTACGCACACGGCCTGCGGGTTTGA